gttaaTAACACAGATTAGCCAAGACTTTGAaaacttcatttattattttagctTCTTAAACTCTTTGAgtgtattttcaattaattattttagctCAGTAAACTGTTTTGAGTGTATTTTCAGCTTTATAAATTCTAGATATACCTAAAGCTAGCTATGTCTTAATTCATAAGTAAACTTTGCATACTTTGCATACTTTGCATGTGCTTGACCTTTTTAAAGAGTGAAATCTGGAAAACCCAGAAAGTGACCATGAAGAAGTCGAATTTCGAAATTCAACAAAGTTTGACCTTTGAATGGacattattttcaattctattgggatttaaaaaacaagaaatgaagCATTTCACAGTCCATCTAAAGTAGTTTTGGAAATCTTctcaaattttactataaacagatttttttctctataattgatttttacaACGAATCTTATTTACATTAgcttaattagttttaatgaTCAAGAAACTTGTCTTGAAATAACCCAATACTAAAACAAGGAAGACGATAAATTCCCTTCTATTTTATGCATATACTTACTATCCCTAAATATAACCTTATTTATctatacatttataaaagcTTCAACCAAACAACCCTAGGATGGTTAGAAACACTCCTGATTTGGAATAAGAATTAGTAGTATTAGTGTTGGAAAAATCCAGAGAATATCTTCCCTTAGAAGTTGGAATGTTGTTTCATACCAATTCAAGATACAATGGATAATTCTTTTCTTGTATAACTACAGAAGATAAATCAAAGCATAATCCAATGTTCACACCTACGTGATGTAGTTAAATTCAAAGCCTAAATAATAGACAAGGAGGTAAAAAGTACAATTATTCAATTTGTAGTTCAACCTAACATTTTCCTCCCTTGCCCTTTTCCACATATTAAGAAATAAGATTTCCAGATACACGGTAAGATTTAGACGAAGTTTATCAAGGACAATAGCAACGAACATCCATCTATCTTTGTGTAATTGATACGACCTTATATCCTAACAGTCGAGCTTTGAATTTCCAACCTTAaattattgaactaaaaaggaaaaaaagcaTCAACTCCTCCTCTTGCTTGTTCTTACCTAAATATGGCCTCAAACATAGAAAGacgaaaaatgattttaacaGTAAAAACTTGTTTCAGAAATTATTCTAGCTAATAACCACCAACCCAGTGGCCACACCGACCATTTatggaagaaaacaagaacaattTTCAgctcaaataaaacaaacaaaagaactCCGCAGAATGGGAAAAACTCTATGAagagcaaaataaaatactttccACACCACCAAGAATCTGCACCCGAAAGAGATTAGGGGTATGTttgagagtgattttgaaTGGATGGGATAAAATCCATTTTGACATGACATACTTTAAATCAAGATGATACGAGAGATGGTGTTTAAAGGAGataaaccaaaaattaaattgagtttaaaaGGATTAAAGTCGCGTTCGAGAGTGATTTTGAATGTAAAATTACTCCCAAACATGCCTTCAAggggaaaaattaaaagagaagcCAAACTAGGAAATAACAAGCACACATAGTATTGTAAAACAAAAGGAAGTTAGAGATAGAAGTTAAGGATTATATAGATACCACTTCCTACAGCAAGCAACAAAAAGGCCATTTGGCTTTGTTAACTTCCCCTGCAACTACAAATTTGATAGACCCAATGAATTCTCGACCACGAGTGTGACCAAAAGTTAACCAAATTGCCTGCTAATTCATGATTTCCAACcataagaaggaaaagaagaagaagatagcaACAGAGGAACAGAATAAAGAGGCTTTCAACATTTCATGTTTGAGCGAACTCTATAAGTGGCAGTCACTAATAGCATgacatgaaaaataaacatgGATAACAAAAAGCAGAGAACAATTTCAAGTTTCTACACGAGTTGAAAGGAGggcaaaacaaaaagaaaaaacatcagCAAAATGAGCAGCAGACCCGACTTCAACAATTTCTATTTGTAAATCAGCTATATCACTTGCATTTGTATGGCAGAAGCAAAATATGGCAATAAGAACTAGAAAAATACTCTTCAATACCCATTTCAAAGCTCAAATTCTTCGTCCCTCAGAGCCAACTCTgcagcttcttcttcttcctcgtcGAGAACAAAGTATTCATTTCTCTCAACAGGCCTAAACATATAGAACATCACCATGTAAAAGACAAGGCTTGCAATCTCCTCAGCTGCATTGCTCACCCATTGATACTTGTATGCTGCAATGGTCTTGAGTGCGAAAACAACAATTCGTGTAAAATACAAATATCCAATCACAACAATGTAGAACTGCCTGAAAAGAGTGAGCTTTGCCAAATTCCTTGCAGCCTTCCCATCGGTTTTAGATGTTTCTCTCAGAGATCGAATCGACCAAACAATGGGGAAAATTATGGCACAGCAACATATGATATCCACCAACAAGAAAACCTGATTCCAAGTGACCCAATCCTTAATAAATGGCCCAGTCTCGCCGATCACAACCGAGGCAACATTAGCCAAAACTTGAAGTGGGATCACAATCATCAAcaccttcttctccttctcttgcAAAAACGGCTTCAAAAAGGACCATCCAGTTCCGATCAAAACAATCACCGTGAAAAGCAAAACAACCCGAATAAACTGAAAGATGTAAAACAACACATCCCAACCATGAGGCGTTCCTGTATTTTTGACGTAATGCTTATCCTCAGCAGCACAAATGAGATTCAACGCTTTCATCAACAACAATCCACCCATCAACAAGTGGATCCTGTGAACGCTTCGCTTATTCGTGATACCCGCATAGATCCAAAGCCCTAAGAAGGCAAGATAGGCAagagaaaacacaaaataaagcGAAGGGAGCTGAGTAAGACCAGCGGAGAGGTAATCCTTGGAACCATCGCGGTCCAAATTGAAAACCTCCGTTCGAACCTGCATAGAAACCGATGTTTCCGGGGCACAATTAGCGAAGAAAAGACTGTATTCATTGGGGGCAGTAACAGGATAAGAATGACTAAACGAGCTCTGTGGTGGGGGAGAGAGATCCCGGAAGGTAAATAGACGTTGGATGTAATGGGAATCAAGAACGCAAAACTGAGGGTTTTGCTGGATCTCGAGAAGAACCTGAAGAAGCGATTCTTCAGATAAGAGGAAGAATCCAAGACGAGAAGGATCGGTTTCAGCAAGGGAGGTAGCAACAGCGACGGAACTGACGGAAATGGAGACCTGACCGGTGTGAGTGAAACCAAATTTCTCGAAGAGAATCATGGGACGGTTGTCGGAGGATATCTTGAGGGATTTGATCTCGGCGGTGGAGGAGAAGGCTAGGAGGGcgagaaggaggaggaggaaagGGAGGCGGAAGGGTGAGTTCGCCATTTTGGGATCCGGCCGGAGATCGCCCCGAAGGAAGAGTTTCAACGGCGAGCTTCGTGAAGAAGGAAcgaagaaatgaataaaggACGGTTAGAACGAAGAAGGGGGAAAAGGGGGCGGGTGAAGAATGTGACGCTGGCGTGAATTGAACGGTTAAGTATGAGATTTGACGGAATTGCCCTCGCCTCAGATCTTGCCGGCAAGGGGCTGAAACGACGTCGTTGTTTTTGCCTTGTGTGGTTGACCTGACCCAACATTGTCGGTTCTTCTTTTTAACCCTACCCAGGCAGGCCAATCAATTCCAAGGatattcaattattatatctTATGCGTAATAAAACTAcgtaaaaattatttaattagttcataaaactcattttatatttctctttATCATTTTCCAAAGAgtttattatatacaaaaatcaaagcaTCGTAATCctgttatttataatatatagttatgTATATAGGTAGGATTTTTAGAATCCATCCATCATAGACCCCAACTATTAATATacatttagaaattaaatgtatatgtaaatattctttattagttttattatttataattattttttcccttaacatttttaaaacttactaGACATAAAAGATTGAGACAGTGTTAATTAAGGTGAatggacattttttttttcaaaaataatttaatggtATATTTGGTTAGCAATATGAAttatgtctttttctttttctaatgttttgctcgtattcaaaatttgaatttagaataTAACTGAAATGTTATAAACTCAATCTAGTATactgtaaaataataattaaacaataaaaattgacTTAGAAATGTTCCTAAAtacattaataaataacattacTACATGGgtaattacaataaattttattatttttaagtataatatcaaacacattttaaatagTGTTGATCTAAATTATAATCTCACCTAAACACGTAAAATACAAATGTGTTTTGGTagaattctttgtttttaaagattaaatttgtaatttattttgttaggtGGAGTCTTAATGCTAACCGTTATCTATTATAgtaccatttttttatggtttttatttttgttttttagtttaattatggGTAGGGATATGAAAAGTTATAGATCTTTCCaatgacaacattttttaaatacgtcacaaaaatattaaatatatttagatgAACTCATTTGTAATGGACATGgtttatattagaaaaatata
This is a stretch of genomic DNA from Cucumis sativus cultivar 9930 chromosome 4, Cucumber_9930_V3, whole genome shotgun sequence. It encodes these proteins:
- the LOC101219967 gene encoding protein CANDIDATE G-PROTEIN COUPLED RECEPTOR 7 produces the protein MANSPFRLPFLLLLLALLAFSSTAEIKSLKISSDNRPMILFEKFGFTHTGQVSISVSSVAVATSLAETDPSRLGFFLLSEESLLQVLLEIQQNPQFCVLDSHYIQRLFTFRDLSPPPQSSFSHSYPVTAPNEYSLFFANCAPETSVSMQVRTEVFNLDRDGSKDYLSAGLTQLPSLYFVFSLAYLAFLGLWIYAGITNKRSVHRIHLLMGGLLLMKALNLICAAEDKHYVKNTGTPHGWDVLFYIFQFIRVVLLFTVIVLIGTGWSFLKPFLQEKEKKVLMIVIPLQVLANVASVVIGETGPFIKDWVTWNQVFLLVDIICCCAIIFPIVWSIRSLRETSKTDGKAARNLAKLTLFRQFYIVVIGYLYFTRIVVFALKTIAAYKYQWVSNAAEEIASLVFYMVMFYMFRPVERNEYFVLDEEEEEAAELALRDEEFEL